The following proteins come from a genomic window of Nicotiana tomentosiformis chromosome 12, ASM39032v3, whole genome shotgun sequence:
- the LOC104104490 gene encoding protein EMSY-LIKE 3-like: MDYEPYDSSGTDDDLPPSHQSRIPRGGGRIAGNGRSAVRGSIPRTRMYGETDMEAQIHQLEQEAYSSVLRAFKAQADAITWEKESLITELRKELRLSNEEHRELLARVNADDAIRRIREWRKSRGHEPGMLGTGPAVHDPMPSPSVSASRKKQKIASSLPSHSFAGPSPTFHQPAAIAANQTSSSAAKRGRMMGPKGKKHKSGQVMPGASSVKMHNPSSGPSGRGQFGNRVSEAASSDPLIGRKVRTRWPDNNNYYEAVITDYNAAEGRHALVYDRGTANEMWEWVNLAEISPEDIQWEGEDPGISRGGNCSGLGHYMNRPVGRDSAPAAGRGRGLPKAQSRKDFPSSQNGIAKKRYDDIQLLHTDTLIKEVERVFGATHPDPQEVQKAKKVLKEHEQALLDAISRLGEISDGDSDERHFMHGQAMDQE, encoded by the exons ATGGACTACGAGCCCTATGATAGCAGCG GAACGGATGATGATCTACCTCCGTCACATCAAAGTAGGATTCCAAGGGGTGGTGGCCGCATTGCTGGAAATGGAAGATCTGCTGTCAGAGGCTCTATACCTCGCACGAGGATGTATGGTGAAACTGACATGGAGGCCCAAATTCACCAACTTGAGCAAGAAGCATACAGTTCAGTTCTAAGAGCCTTTAAAGCTCAAGCTGATGCCATTACTTGG GAGAAGGAAAGTCTCATAACTGAGTTAAGAAAAGAGTTAAGATTGTCCAATGAGGAACATCGAGAACTTCTTGCTAGAGTAAATGCTGACGATGCTATACGAAGAATAAG GGAGTGGAGGAAATCTAGGGGACATGAACCCGGTATGCTCGGTACTGGTCCAGCTGTTCATGATCCAATGCCCAGTCCTTCTGTATCAGCTTCAAGGAAGAAACAGAAGATAGCCTCATCTTTACCATCTCACTCCTTTGCCGGACCATCTCCTACTTTTCATCAACCTGCTGCGATTGCTGCAAACCAGACATCTTCATCCGCTGCTAAAAGAGGGCGTATGATGGGGCCTAAGGGCAAAAAGCATAAATCT GGCCAGGTAATGCCTGGTGCATCTTCAGTGAAAATGCATAATCCTTCCTCTGGTCCATCTGGAAGAGGCCAATTTGGTAACCGGGTTTCTGAAGCTGCATCATCTGATCCATTGATTGGCAGGAAAGTAAGAACTAGATGGCCTGATAACAATAATTATTATGAAGCGGTCATAACTGATTACAATGCAGCTGAG GGTAGACATGCTCTTGTTTATGATAGGGGTACTGCAAATGAGATGTGGGAATGGGTCAATCTTGCAGAG ATCTCTCCAGAGGATATCCAGTGGGAGGGTGAAGATCCTGGAATTTCTCGTGGTGGAAATTGCAGTGGATTAGGGCATTACATGAATAGACCTGTTGGACGTGATAGTGCTCCAGCTGCAGGTAGAGGTAGGGGTTTGCCTAAAGCTCAATCCAGAAAAGATTTTCCATCATCACAGAATGGCATAGCAAAGAAGAGATATGATGATATTCAGTTGCTTCACACTGATACATTGATTAAAGAG GTGGAGAGGGTCTTTGGTGCTACTCATCCAGACCCTCAGGAGGTTCAGAAGGCAAAGAAGGTATTGAAG GAGCATGAACAAGCACTTCTGGATGCTATTTCAAGGCTTGGAGAGATATCCGATGGAGATAGTG ATGAACGGCATTTCATGCATGGGCAAGCAATGGATCAGGAATGA